The following are from one region of the Coffea eugenioides isolate CCC68of chromosome 2, Ceug_1.0, whole genome shotgun sequence genome:
- the LOC113760698 gene encoding probable apyrase 4 isoform X2: protein MATAGLRMLEKGVQDRILEACRTVLRGSGFRFYDDWASVISGSDEGVYAWVVANYALGTVGGDPKQTTGIIELGGAAAQMLRKLSKQLNSEDWIWNNLNTLLGNRIYIRINDGGTSENKFLVMVIRDLLNLCEITKGKDNKVVIASNIMQMTVNSSFR, encoded by the exons ATGGCAACTGCTGGTTTGAGGATGTTGGAGAAAGGAGTTCAAGATAGGATTTTGGAGGCTTGCCGAACCGTGTTGAGGGGCTCGGGTTTCAGGTTTTACGATGATTGGGCTTCCGTTATTTCCG GTTCTGATGAAGGTGTATATGCCTGGGTCGTTGCTAATTATGCCCTTGGCACTGTAGGAGGTGATCCTAAGCAAACAACTGGTATTATTGAACTTGGAGGTGCTGCAGCTCAG ATGCTGAGGAAGTTAAGTAAACAGCTGAATAGTGAGGATTGGATATGGAACAACCTAAATACCTTGCTGGGCAATAGGATCTATATCAGGATCAATGATGGAGGAACAAGT GAAAACAAGTTTCTTGTGATGGTGATACGTGATTTGTTAAACCTTTGTGAGATTACAAAAGGCAAAGACAACAAAGTAGTTATTGCAAGTAATATAAT GCAAATGACCGTGAACTCCAGTTTTCGATAG
- the LOC113760698 gene encoding nucleoside-triphosphatase ntp-1-like isoform X1 — MATAGLRMLEKGVQDRILEACRTVLRGSGFRFYDDWASVISGSDEGVYAWVVANYALGTVGGDPKQTTGIIELGGAAAQMLRKLSKQLNSEDWIWNNLNTLLGNRIYIRINDGGTSVLLYAENKFLVMVIRDLLNLCEITKGKDNKVVIASNIMQMTVNSSFR; from the exons ATGGCAACTGCTGGTTTGAGGATGTTGGAGAAAGGAGTTCAAGATAGGATTTTGGAGGCTTGCCGAACCGTGTTGAGGGGCTCGGGTTTCAGGTTTTACGATGATTGGGCTTCCGTTATTTCCG GTTCTGATGAAGGTGTATATGCCTGGGTCGTTGCTAATTATGCCCTTGGCACTGTAGGAGGTGATCCTAAGCAAACAACTGGTATTATTGAACTTGGAGGTGCTGCAGCTCAG ATGCTGAGGAAGTTAAGTAAACAGCTGAATAGTGAGGATTGGATATGGAACAACCTAAATACCTTGCTGGGCAATAGGATCTATATCAGGATCAATGATGGAGGAACAAGTGTATTGCTTTATGCT GAAAACAAGTTTCTTGTGATGGTGATACGTGATTTGTTAAACCTTTGTGAGATTACAAAAGGCAAAGACAACAAAGTAGTTATTGCAAGTAATATAAT GCAAATGACCGTGAACTCCAGTTTTCGATAG
- the LOC113760698 gene encoding protein EXPORTIN 1A-like isoform X3 — MFCIINGSDEGVYAWVVANYALGTVGGDPKQTTGIIELGGAAAQMLRKLSKQLNSEDWIWNNLNTLLGNRIYIRINDGGTSVLLYAENKFLVMVIRDLLNLCEITKGKDNKVVIASNIMQMTVNSSFR; from the exons ATGTTTTGTATAATCAATG GTTCTGATGAAGGTGTATATGCCTGGGTCGTTGCTAATTATGCCCTTGGCACTGTAGGAGGTGATCCTAAGCAAACAACTGGTATTATTGAACTTGGAGGTGCTGCAGCTCAG ATGCTGAGGAAGTTAAGTAAACAGCTGAATAGTGAGGATTGGATATGGAACAACCTAAATACCTTGCTGGGCAATAGGATCTATATCAGGATCAATGATGGAGGAACAAGTGTATTGCTTTATGCT GAAAACAAGTTTCTTGTGATGGTGATACGTGATTTGTTAAACCTTTGTGAGATTACAAAAGGCAAAGACAACAAAGTAGTTATTGCAAGTAATATAAT GCAAATGACCGTGAACTCCAGTTTTCGATAG